One genomic window of Legionella jordanis includes the following:
- a CDS encoding DUF4118 domain-containing protein — protein sequence MHSQRLNPDKILKQIQQEAIKSQQGRLKIYLGAAAGVGKTYAMLSDAQAAQARGVDVLVGIVECHGRTETEQLLKKLEILPRQHILYHGKELKEFDLDSALIRHPELILVDEMAHSNAPGLRHNKRWQDIKELLNRGIDVYSTLNIQHIESLNNDVAQIVNTRITETVPDSMLEMADSIELIDLPPEELIKRLQEGKVYVPKQAKIAIERFFRKGNLTALRELALRISADYVGQQMLNYREIQGIKHIWPTKSKILVCIGPGRESLKLIRAAKRMAVSLKAKWIAVHVATPSIKAQEQILPLAIQNLRLAEQLGAETAVLAGFDVVQEIMTFAREKNVTQIMVWKTIRNRWRDLFFRNLADEMVRESGELDIYVMTGKLGRLKLRRQVKTKPPFKLKNYRIPLVIIALATFINFLIFPYLHASNLIMIYVLGVTIIALFGQAGPALFSSILSVLAYKFFFVPPFYSFSIADVQYFFTLLIMLLITQIISQLAIRIRRQATSARTLQHQTSGLLALSRQMTSVHRVEEALSIGLKAMEDLFNSQILALIPQNRHFQCYSTRGIETKSLDEKEYSIAKWVLDMGEMAGFATETLADAKALYLPLIGLRNPVAVLKITPNDKHYFTPEQIQFLESYAHQIALTLEVIGFEKSG from the coding sequence ATGCACAGCCAACGGCTCAATCCAGATAAAATCCTTAAACAGATTCAGCAAGAGGCAATAAAAAGCCAGCAGGGTAGGTTAAAAATTTATCTTGGGGCAGCAGCTGGTGTCGGAAAGACCTATGCCATGCTTAGCGATGCACAAGCTGCTCAAGCAAGAGGTGTTGATGTTCTTGTAGGGATTGTCGAATGCCATGGCCGGACAGAAACGGAACAACTCCTTAAAAAACTGGAAATCCTACCGCGTCAACATATTCTCTACCATGGAAAAGAGCTAAAAGAATTTGATCTCGATTCCGCCCTGATTCGTCATCCAGAGTTGATTCTGGTGGATGAAATGGCTCATAGCAATGCTCCCGGTCTTCGTCATAATAAACGCTGGCAAGACATCAAAGAGCTTCTTAATAGAGGCATTGATGTTTACAGCACTCTTAATATTCAACACATTGAAAGCCTAAATAATGATGTCGCACAAATTGTAAATACGCGCATAACAGAAACCGTGCCTGATTCAATGCTTGAAATGGCAGACAGCATCGAACTGATTGATCTACCACCAGAGGAGTTAATTAAACGGCTACAGGAAGGTAAAGTGTATGTTCCCAAGCAAGCTAAAATTGCAATTGAAAGATTCTTCCGCAAAGGCAATTTAACCGCTCTTCGTGAATTGGCTCTTCGCATCAGTGCTGATTACGTCGGCCAACAAATGCTTAATTACCGAGAAATTCAGGGGATCAAACACATTTGGCCAACCAAGAGCAAAATTCTGGTTTGTATAGGCCCGGGACGTGAATCCCTAAAATTAATCCGAGCAGCCAAAAGAATGGCAGTCAGTTTAAAAGCCAAGTGGATAGCCGTACATGTGGCCACGCCGAGCATTAAAGCACAGGAACAGATATTACCTTTAGCAATTCAAAATTTACGTCTTGCTGAGCAGTTGGGGGCTGAAACAGCCGTTTTAGCCGGATTTGATGTCGTTCAGGAAATCATGACTTTTGCCCGAGAAAAAAATGTGACCCAAATCATGGTTTGGAAAACAATCCGTAATCGCTGGCGAGATTTATTTTTTCGCAATTTAGCCGATGAAATGGTTCGCGAAAGTGGCGAGCTTGATATCTATGTCATGACGGGTAAATTAGGCCGTTTAAAATTAAGGCGCCAAGTCAAAACCAAGCCTCCTTTTAAGTTGAAAAACTATCGCATTCCTTTAGTAATTATTGCTCTTGCAACCTTCATTAATTTTTTAATTTTTCCCTATTTGCATGCCAGCAATCTCATCATGATTTATGTCCTCGGGGTCACAATCATTGCTCTTTTTGGTCAGGCTGGCCCTGCCTTATTCAGTTCAATTTTAAGCGTTCTGGCCTATAAATTTTTTTTCGTTCCACCTTTTTACAGTTTTAGCATTGCTGATGTCCAGTATTTCTTTACCTTGCTGATTATGCTGTTAATTACTCAAATCATAAGCCAACTCGCCATTCGCATTCGCCGGCAAGCCACCAGTGCCCGAACTTTACAACATCAAACCTCAGGCCTGTTAGCTTTAAGCCGCCAAATGACTAGTGTTCACCGCGTAGAAGAAGCGTTGAGCATTGGCTTGAAAGCTATGGAAGATCTCTTTAACAGTCAAATTTTGGCTTTGATACCTCAAAACCGACATTTCCAGTGCTACTCAACTCGGGGCATTGAAACGAAATCTTTAGACGAGAAGGAATATAGCATTGCCAAGTGGGTGCTTGATATGGGTGAAATGGCTGGATTTGCAACCGAAACATTAGCCGATGCCAAGGCTTTATATCTTCCTTTAATTGGCTTACGAAACCCAGTTGCCGTTTTAAAAATTACACCCAACGACAAACACTATTTTACTCCAGAGCAGATTCAATTTTTAGAATCCTACGCCCATCAAATTGCCCTTACCCTGGAGGTAATTGGTTTCGAAAAATCCGGATAA
- the kdpB gene encoding potassium-transporting ATPase subunit KdpB, giving the protein MFAVYVGAILTTLTFIRALRGDTEDSTSFILGIALWLWFTILFANFAEAMAEGRGKAQAQSLREARHDIYAKKLSKPMKNARITVVKSEALRMDDVVLVEAGDLIPGDGEVIEGVASVNESAITGESAPVIRESGGDRNAVTGGTQVISDWLIIRITTNPGETFLDRMISLVEGAKRQKTPNELALTILLSALTIVFLLVCATLLPYSIFSVQATGSGSVISIPKLAALFVCLAPTTIGALLSAIGIAGMDRMIQANVIAFSGRAVEAAGDIDTLILDKTGTITLGNRHATEFIPAEGISIERLADAAQLSSLADETPEGRSIAILAKEKYGLRGRPLHELGASFIPFTAQTRMSGVRLPDREIIKGAAEAVETYLNQLGSSLNESVRKQVERVSQNGETALVVVESKTVLGVIRLKDIIKGGIRERFMQLRHMGIKTIMVTGDNPLTAAAIAAEAGVDDFLANAKPEDKLALIRKLQAEGRLVAMTGDGTNDAPALAQADVAVAMNTGTQAAKEAGNLIDLDSNPTKLLEVVEIGKQLLITRGALTTFSIANDVAKYFAILPAAFATTYPALNALNIMNLATPETAILSAVIFNALIIIFLIPLALRGVKSQRFSAIHLLRRNVLIYGLGGLIVPFIGIKLIDLILIAALSLT; this is encoded by the coding sequence ATGTTTGCTGTTTATGTGGGTGCAATTCTCACTACGCTCACTTTTATCCGGGCATTAAGGGGAGATACTGAAGACTCCACTTCATTCATTTTGGGGATTGCACTTTGGCTTTGGTTTACCATTTTATTTGCTAATTTTGCTGAAGCCATGGCTGAAGGTCGAGGTAAAGCACAAGCACAATCTCTTCGTGAAGCAAGACATGATATTTATGCCAAAAAATTATCAAAACCAATGAAAAATGCTCGCATTACAGTCGTTAAATCTGAAGCCCTAAGGATGGATGATGTAGTTTTAGTAGAGGCTGGAGATTTAATCCCTGGCGATGGGGAAGTCATTGAAGGGGTTGCCTCTGTCAATGAAAGCGCAATCACCGGAGAAAGTGCTCCCGTAATTCGTGAAAGTGGTGGTGACCGCAACGCAGTCACAGGCGGAACACAAGTGATATCCGACTGGCTAATCATTCGTATTACTACCAATCCAGGAGAAACCTTTCTAGATCGAATGATTTCTCTTGTAGAAGGTGCAAAACGTCAAAAAACACCCAATGAATTGGCTTTAACTATCCTGTTGTCAGCACTGACAATCGTGTTTTTACTTGTTTGTGCTACCCTACTTCCCTACTCTATTTTTAGTGTACAAGCAACGGGCTCAGGCAGTGTAATCAGCATTCCAAAATTGGCTGCCTTGTTTGTTTGTCTGGCACCCACAACGATTGGCGCCTTGCTATCAGCCATTGGAATAGCAGGCATGGATCGGATGATTCAAGCCAATGTGATCGCATTTTCAGGACGAGCGGTTGAGGCTGCCGGAGACATCGATACTTTAATTCTCGATAAAACAGGGACAATTACTTTGGGAAATCGCCACGCGACGGAATTTATTCCTGCCGAAGGAATAAGCATTGAAAGATTAGCCGATGCCGCACAGTTGTCGTCTCTGGCTGATGAAACGCCTGAGGGTAGAAGCATCGCCATTTTAGCAAAAGAAAAATATGGCTTAAGAGGGAGGCCCCTGCATGAATTGGGAGCCAGTTTTATTCCTTTTACAGCGCAAACCAGAATGAGCGGCGTTAGACTACCTGATCGCGAAATCATTAAGGGCGCAGCCGAAGCCGTTGAAACTTATCTCAATCAATTGGGCAGCTCTTTAAATGAATCAGTTAGGAAACAGGTCGAAAGAGTTTCGCAGAATGGGGAAACCGCTCTCGTCGTTGTTGAGAGCAAAACCGTGCTTGGGGTTATCCGTTTAAAAGACATCATCAAGGGGGGTATTCGAGAACGGTTCATGCAGCTTCGTCACATGGGAATTAAAACCATCATGGTTACAGGGGACAATCCTCTAACGGCTGCAGCCATTGCGGCTGAGGCAGGCGTGGATGATTTTTTAGCCAATGCGAAACCTGAAGATAAATTAGCATTGATTCGTAAGCTGCAAGCGGAAGGACGCTTGGTTGCCATGACTGGAGATGGCACAAATGATGCTCCAGCCCTGGCACAAGCCGATGTGGCTGTTGCGATGAACACAGGAACCCAAGCGGCTAAAGAAGCGGGTAACTTAATCGACCTCGATTCCAACCCCACCAAATTGCTGGAGGTCGTAGAAATTGGAAAGCAGTTACTCATTACCCGTGGTGCTTTGACCACTTTCAGCATTGCCAATGATGTTGCAAAATATTTTGCCATCTTACCAGCTGCTTTTGCGACCACTTATCCGGCTTTGAACGCCTTAAATATTATGAATCTTGCTACACCCGAAACAGCCATTCTCTCGGCGGTAATATTTAATGCCCTGATTATTATTTTCTTAATTCCGCTTGCCCTTCGCGGTGTTAAATCTCAAAGATTCTCAGCGATTCATTTGCTAAGAAGAAATGTGTTAATTTATGGCTTGGGAGGATTAATCGTTCCTTTTATTGGAATAAAACTAATAGACCTGATACTGATTGCAGCCTTAAGCTTAACCTGA
- a CDS encoding aldehyde dehydrogenase family protein, which translates to MDQLLQTFSPIDNSLYLERPFAKVSEIKWALSKAQKALKPWGKTSIEERERLCHRAIDFLMAHQDEIAIEISWQMGRPIRYASSELKGLEERGRYMIAAAKSALAPIKLPKKEGFLRFIQREPLGISFIIAPWNYPYLTAVNAIIPAIMAGNVVLLKHSAQTPLVAERFAEAFQHAGLPEGVFQYLHLKHADVETILASEDIHHVSFTGSMSGGIMVEKATAGRFLSVGLELGGKDPAYVRADANLDYAVETAIDGAFFNSGQSCCAIERIYVHQELYEPFVEKAVSLVKQYKLGRPDNFETTLGPLVRPSAAQWVRGQIQEAIAAGAIAHIDPLEFPMDQPGTAYLAPQILTQVHHQMRIMTEETFGPVVGIMPVDSDEKAIELMNDSAFGLTAAIFTQDIDAGIRLGEELQTGTFFINRCDYLDPSLAWVGVKNSGRGCSLSNLGYETLTRPKSFHIKIIS; encoded by the coding sequence ATGGATCAACTACTGCAAACTTTTTCTCCGATTGATAATTCTCTATATTTGGAGCGTCCTTTTGCCAAGGTTTCAGAAATCAAATGGGCCTTGAGTAAGGCTCAAAAGGCACTTAAACCCTGGGGCAAAACTTCCATTGAAGAACGAGAAAGACTTTGCCATCGAGCCATTGATTTTCTTATGGCGCATCAGGATGAAATCGCTATTGAAATCAGCTGGCAAATGGGACGTCCAATCCGTTACGCAAGTTCTGAACTGAAAGGCCTTGAGGAGCGGGGGCGATACATGATAGCCGCCGCCAAATCAGCGCTAGCCCCCATTAAACTGCCTAAAAAAGAAGGCTTTTTACGCTTTATTCAGCGCGAACCATTAGGGATAAGTTTTATCATAGCTCCCTGGAATTATCCTTATTTAACTGCGGTAAATGCCATCATCCCCGCCATTATGGCCGGCAATGTTGTGCTTCTTAAGCATTCTGCGCAAACCCCGTTGGTTGCAGAGCGCTTCGCTGAAGCATTTCAACATGCGGGTTTACCCGAGGGTGTTTTTCAATATTTGCATTTAAAGCATGCTGATGTGGAAACGATCCTCGCAAGTGAAGACATTCATCACGTTTCATTTACAGGATCAATGTCAGGCGGCATCATGGTAGAAAAAGCAACCGCCGGGCGCTTTCTTTCTGTCGGGCTTGAGTTGGGGGGAAAAGACCCTGCCTACGTGCGCGCAGATGCCAATCTGGATTACGCGGTAGAAACTGCCATTGATGGTGCTTTTTTTAATTCTGGACAATCTTGTTGTGCCATTGAACGCATTTATGTCCATCAAGAATTGTATGAGCCATTTGTTGAAAAAGCAGTATCCCTTGTAAAACAGTATAAATTGGGGAGGCCTGATAATTTCGAAACTACACTCGGCCCTCTCGTACGCCCATCGGCGGCGCAATGGGTGCGCGGACAAATTCAGGAAGCTATTGCAGCAGGAGCTATTGCCCATATCGACCCTTTAGAATTTCCTATGGACCAGCCGGGCACTGCTTATCTAGCGCCACAAATTTTAACCCAAGTTCATCATCAAATGCGAATAATGACAGAGGAAACATTTGGCCCAGTCGTTGGCATCATGCCGGTTGACAGTGATGAAAAAGCCATTGAGCTTATGAACGACAGTGCTTTTGGATTAACAGCAGCAATCTTTACACAAGATATTGATGCCGGCATTCGCCTGGGCGAGGAGCTGCAAACCGGGACGTTTTTCATCAATCGTTGCGATTACCTTGACCCGTCCCTTGCCTGGGTAGGTGTTAAAAACTCAGGTCGCGGCTGTAGTTTATCGAATTTGGGTTATGAAACCCTTACAAGACCCAAATCCTTTCACATCAAAATCATCAGTTAA
- a CDS encoding glutamine synthetase family protein, which translates to MLNPREVFTAQDARQIVEERNLTHVKVGIFDMDGVMLGKYMSRSKFFSALEQGFTFCDVILGWDTKDKLYDNSRYTGWHTGYPDTSVRIIPHSCRELPFEDNQLLFMAEFAGSAEAICPRAVLRRVIEKAAAMGFEAHAAFEYEFFLFDETPQSIRQKRFHDLKPITPDFFGYSILRNSVYAELYHAILDMGEVMDFPIEGLHAETGPGVIEAAITVDKAEKAADKAALFKTFMKVLAQRNNMMATFMAKWSSHYPGQSGHIHASLQYKDGSGSAFYDPANSFNMSTIQRHFLAGQQKLMPEFLALISPTINSYKRLIPGFWAPTEATWGVENRTTALRVIPGSDKSQRIEHRLGSADANPYLALAAALGSGLYGIEQELEPSPQTQGNSYVQQHDEELALPRTLWEASQRLKHSKIAHSLFGEEFVNHFVASREWEEREFRRHVSDWELDRYFEII; encoded by the coding sequence ATGCTCAACCCTCGAGAAGTCTTTACTGCACAGGATGCCAGGCAAATTGTTGAAGAACGCAATTTAACCCACGTCAAGGTAGGAATTTTTGACATGGATGGCGTCATGCTTGGCAAATACATGAGTCGTAGCAAATTCTTTTCAGCCTTAGAACAAGGTTTTACTTTTTGCGATGTAATTTTAGGTTGGGATACCAAAGACAAATTGTATGACAATAGCCGCTACACCGGTTGGCATACCGGCTATCCGGACACTTCCGTTCGTATTATACCCCACAGCTGTCGAGAACTCCCTTTTGAAGACAATCAATTGCTTTTTATGGCTGAATTTGCTGGAAGTGCTGAAGCCATATGTCCTCGTGCTGTGTTGCGGCGAGTCATTGAGAAAGCCGCTGCCATGGGCTTTGAAGCTCATGCCGCATTCGAATATGAATTTTTTCTCTTTGATGAAACTCCCCAGAGTATTCGTCAAAAAAGATTTCATGATTTAAAGCCCATCACTCCGGATTTTTTTGGCTATTCAATTCTTCGCAATAGCGTTTATGCCGAGCTTTACCACGCTATTTTAGATATGGGTGAAGTCATGGATTTCCCCATCGAAGGTCTACATGCTGAAACGGGGCCTGGTGTGATTGAAGCCGCCATTACTGTGGACAAAGCCGAGAAAGCAGCCGATAAAGCGGCTTTGTTCAAAACGTTTATGAAAGTGCTTGCCCAACGTAATAATATGATGGCGACTTTCATGGCTAAATGGTCTTCGCATTATCCTGGTCAAAGCGGCCATATTCATGCTTCACTTCAGTACAAAGATGGCTCAGGTTCAGCTTTTTATGATCCTGCAAACTCTTTTAATATGAGCACCATTCAACGGCATTTTTTAGCGGGACAGCAAAAATTGATGCCTGAATTTCTTGCCTTGATTTCACCCACGATAAACAGCTACAAGCGCTTAATTCCTGGTTTTTGGGCACCCACAGAGGCTACTTGGGGGGTGGAAAACCGTACCACCGCATTGCGCGTTATTCCCGGAAGTGACAAATCACAACGCATCGAACACCGTCTTGGTTCTGCTGATGCAAATCCCTATCTTGCACTTGCGGCTGCCTTGGGTTCAGGACTATATGGGATTGAACAGGAATTAGAACCCTCCCCTCAAACACAAGGCAATTCCTATGTGCAGCAACACGATGAGGAATTAGCCCTACCCAGAACTCTTTGGGAAGCTTCACAGCGCTTAAAACACTCAAAGATAGCTCATTCATTGTTCGGTGAAGAGTTTGTCAATCATTTTGTAGCTTCCCGTGAATGGGAAGAGCGTGAGTTTCGTCGTCATGTCAGCGATTGGGAATTGGATCGTTATTTTGAAATCATTTAA
- the kdpC gene encoding potassium-transporting ATPase subunit KdpC: MIREFFKQLKSALLALLFLTTLTGIFYPLLVTAIAQIFFPWRANGSLVEKNGQIVGSALLGQTFNAPHYFWSRPSATAPFPYNAANSSGSNMAPSNPEFLKTIDLRVRHMQQSALSTDLIPVDLVTASGSGLDPDISPLAAYYQIHRVAKARGVSEQELQQLVDKQTAARWLEFLGEPRVNVLQLNLALDELGERHAQPTAQSR; encoded by the coding sequence ATGATCAGGGAATTTTTTAAACAGCTGAAATCCGCTCTTTTAGCGCTGTTATTTTTAACAACACTCACGGGAATCTTTTATCCCCTTTTAGTCACAGCAATTGCCCAGATTTTCTTCCCTTGGCGGGCCAATGGCAGCCTAGTTGAAAAAAACGGCCAGATTGTAGGTTCTGCTTTGCTGGGGCAAACATTTAACGCCCCACACTATTTCTGGAGTCGACCTTCTGCCACAGCTCCCTTTCCTTACAATGCAGCAAATTCCTCTGGTTCCAATATGGCCCCATCCAATCCTGAGTTTCTTAAAACAATCGATTTAAGAGTTAGGCACATGCAACAAAGCGCTTTATCTACGGACTTAATCCCCGTTGATTTAGTCACGGCTTCTGGAAGTGGACTCGACCCAGACATCAGCCCTCTGGCTGCTTATTATCAAATTCACCGTGTTGCTAAGGCCAGAGGAGTTTCGGAACAAGAATTGCAACAGTTAGTTGATAAGCAAACGGCAGCACGATGGTTGGAATTTCTTGGTGAACCGCGGGTTAATGTTTTGCAATTGAATCTTGCTCTTGATGAGCTGGGAGAAAGGCATGCACAGCCAACGGCTCAATCCAGATAA
- a CDS encoding iron-containing alcohol dehydrogenase, translated as MMATSLQANWNYPTTIRVGAGRAKELGLACVDFGMRKPLLVTDSFLATLPMTFNILDSCSAVGLNMDVFHDVKANPTAENVMNGVDLYHKQQHDGIIALGGGSALDAAKAIAFMVAQKGSIWDFEDRGDNWTKAKVAHIAKVIALPTTAGTGSEVGRASVITDSHQQVKKIIFHPKMLPSLVILDPELTLDLPANITAATGMDALSHCLEAYCAPGYHPMAEAIAMEGIRLIKHSLPEVVNDGHNLEARSQMLVASMMGATAFQRGLGAMHALAHPLGAVYDAHHGRLNAILMPYVLLANRPAIEENISRLASYLQLGNGFDDVLQWILSLRQQLKIEHSLSEIQIDERQVVRIAKMAVADPSAATNPLALDEFHFQTILNAAIRGECN; from the coding sequence ATGATGGCTACTTCTTTACAGGCAAACTGGAATTACCCCACCACCATACGGGTTGGTGCAGGACGTGCCAAGGAATTAGGATTAGCCTGTGTGGATTTTGGAATGAGAAAGCCCTTGCTGGTTACCGATTCATTTCTTGCCACCTTGCCGATGACTTTCAATATATTGGACAGTTGTTCAGCTGTAGGGTTAAACATGGATGTATTTCATGATGTAAAAGCCAATCCCACCGCCGAAAACGTAATGAATGGCGTAGACCTTTACCATAAACAACAGCATGATGGCATCATTGCCTTAGGCGGAGGCTCTGCTTTGGATGCGGCCAAAGCCATTGCCTTTATGGTGGCACAAAAAGGTTCCATATGGGACTTTGAAGATCGGGGGGATAATTGGACTAAAGCCAAGGTAGCTCACATCGCCAAAGTAATTGCCTTGCCAACCACTGCAGGCACCGGATCTGAGGTGGGACGTGCCTCAGTGATTACTGACTCCCATCAACAGGTGAAAAAAATCATTTTTCATCCCAAAATGCTGCCAAGCCTCGTCATTTTAGATCCGGAGTTAACTCTCGATTTACCCGCCAACATCACCGCGGCAACCGGAATGGATGCCCTATCTCATTGCCTTGAAGCTTACTGTGCGCCTGGTTATCATCCAATGGCTGAAGCAATTGCTATGGAAGGAATCCGCTTAATTAAACATTCCCTGCCTGAAGTGGTCAACGACGGGCATAATTTAGAGGCTCGCAGCCAAATGCTGGTTGCCTCTATGATGGGTGCCACTGCCTTTCAACGTGGCTTGGGTGCAATGCATGCCCTCGCCCATCCATTGGGAGCAGTCTACGATGCCCACCATGGACGTTTAAATGCCATTCTTATGCCATATGTGTTGTTGGCCAATCGCCCTGCTATTGAAGAAAATATTTCAAGGCTCGCCTCTTACCTGCAATTGGGAAATGGCTTTGATGATGTTCTTCAGTGGATTTTAAGCCTGCGGCAACAACTCAAAATTGAGCATTCTCTAAGTGAAATTCAAATTGATGAACGACAGGTAGTGCGAATTGCCAAAATGGCTGTTGCGGATCCTTCTGCAGCTACTAATCCGCTGGCTTTAGATGAATTTCATTTCCAAACCATCCTCAATGCAGCCATCAGAGGAGAATGCAATTGA
- a CDS encoding potassium-transporting ATPase subunit F — MAFYLVCGIIALLLLVYLFVVLFKPELF, encoded by the coding sequence ATGGCGTTTTATCTGGTTTGTGGAATCATTGCACTGTTGTTATTGGTTTATTTGTTTGTAGTGCTGTTTAAACCTGAATTATTTTGA
- the kdpA gene encoding potassium-transporting ATPase subunit KdpA yields MTTLGIGQLLFYLLILFLLVKPLGCYMAAVYADEPCGLNTILRPFERFLYRCCLINAEQEMNWRTYLYAMLAFNFLSLLFVYLILRLQAYLPLNPQHFPNVPPELSLNIAVSFSSNSNWQAYAGEKSLSYFTQMIALAVQNFASPASGMALMIALIRGFSRTQTENLGNFWVDLIRSILYILLPLSLIFAVILCSQGVIQNFNPYKTIHPLQSLSEGPVFANSTNGQPNTNVQKTAIQQSSLIPGGPVASQVAIKQLGTNGGGFFNSNSSHPFENPNPLTNFLEMLAILLIPAALCYTFGVMIKDKTQGWAILSAMLILFIPAVFLVIAEEQKGNPAFQPLRIEQTPKDNLSSGGNMEGKEVRFGIINSAIWATATTAASNGSVNAMHDSFTPLGGLALLWMMHLGEVAFGGVGSGLYGMLMLVIISVFVAGLMVGRSPEYLGKKIEVFEMKMAALVVLIMPLIVLIFTAIACLTPVALRATANPGAHAFSEILYAFTSMGNNNGSAFAGLNANTAFYNICGSIAMLISRYWIAIPILAIAGSIASKKIVPTGSGTLPTNSILFIILLVAITIVLGALSFLPALALGPIVEHLLLWSRYGH; encoded by the coding sequence ATGACAACCCTTGGTATTGGCCAACTTCTCTTTTATCTTTTAATTCTTTTTTTACTCGTTAAGCCTTTAGGCTGTTACATGGCCGCTGTTTATGCTGATGAACCTTGCGGATTAAATACAATTTTAAGACCTTTTGAGCGATTCTTGTATCGGTGCTGCTTGATAAATGCAGAACAAGAAATGAATTGGCGCACTTATCTCTATGCCATGTTGGCTTTCAATTTTCTGAGTTTGTTGTTCGTTTATTTAATCCTGAGGTTGCAGGCCTACCTTCCTTTAAATCCTCAACACTTCCCTAATGTTCCTCCTGAATTGTCCCTTAACATTGCAGTTAGTTTTAGCAGCAACAGCAATTGGCAAGCTTATGCGGGAGAAAAAAGCTTAAGCTATTTCACTCAAATGATTGCTCTTGCGGTACAAAATTTCGCCTCCCCCGCATCAGGCATGGCTTTAATGATAGCGTTGATTCGCGGCTTTAGCCGGACACAGACTGAAAATTTGGGTAATTTTTGGGTCGATTTAATCCGAAGTATTCTATACATCCTTCTACCGCTGTCTCTAATTTTTGCAGTTATACTTTGCTCACAAGGCGTCATCCAGAATTTTAACCCCTATAAGACCATCCATCCCCTGCAATCCCTCTCGGAAGGCCCAGTGTTTGCAAATTCCACCAATGGCCAACCCAATACCAATGTCCAAAAAACAGCCATCCAGCAATCAAGTCTTATCCCAGGAGGCCCTGTTGCTTCGCAAGTGGCCATCAAACAATTAGGAACAAATGGTGGAGGTTTTTTTAACAGCAATTCGTCCCATCCCTTCGAAAATCCCAATCCCCTAACCAATTTTCTTGAGATGCTGGCTATCCTGTTAATTCCAGCAGCTCTCTGCTACACCTTTGGGGTGATGATCAAAGATAAAACGCAAGGTTGGGCTATTTTAAGCGCAATGTTGATTTTATTTATTCCTGCAGTCTTCCTGGTCATTGCGGAGGAACAAAAAGGGAACCCTGCCTTTCAACCACTACGCATTGAGCAAACTCCCAAGGACAATTTAAGCTCTGGCGGCAATATGGAAGGTAAAGAAGTTCGTTTTGGCATCATCAATTCGGCAATTTGGGCAACAGCCACAACCGCTGCATCTAACGGTTCGGTTAATGCCATGCATGACTCCTTCACTCCTTTAGGCGGATTAGCATTGCTGTGGATGATGCATTTAGGTGAAGTGGCTTTTGGCGGCGTCGGTTCCGGTTTATATGGCATGTTAATGCTGGTTATTATAAGCGTTTTTGTTGCAGGTTTGATGGTCGGGAGAAGCCCCGAATATTTGGGAAAAAAAATTGAAGTTTTTGAGATGAAGATGGCGGCGCTGGTGGTTTTGATTATGCCTCTTATCGTGCTAATTTTTACCGCCATAGCTTGCCTGACCCCTGTGGCGCTGAGAGCAACGGCCAATCCTGGAGCACATGCCTTTTCAGAAATACTCTATGCCTTTACTTCCATGGGAAACAACAATGGCAGTGCATTTGCAGGTTTAAATGCAAATACTGCGTTTTACAACATCTGCGGGTCAATTGCCATGCTTATCTCAAGGTATTGGATTGCTATTCCCATTCTTGCCATCGCCGGCTCGATAGCGTCTAAGAAAATTGTGCCAACAGGTTCTGGAACCCTCCCAACCAATAGCATTCTTTTTATTATTTTACTGGTGGCCATCACTATTGTTTTAGGAGCTCTCTCGTTTCTACCCGCCCTGGCATTAGGCCCGATTGTTGAGCATCTTTTGCTTTGGAGCCGCTATGGCCACTAA